In the genome of Chryseobacterium oryzae, one region contains:
- a CDS encoding NAD(P)H-dependent oxidoreductase: protein MNYLEALSRRYSVKKFNPDLKVPESNLLNILESGKLAASSLGLQPYRILVVQSADIIQKLIPAFYNPSQISTCSHLIVIVSKKTIEDSYIEGYFRHISEVRNLEIEKLDLFKNSINQHITQQTENQLFGWAEKQSYIVLANLMYAAAMENIDSCPMEGFRQNLIEEILEIDTDRERVTVTLALGYRSAEDHFQHMKKVRKPNEKLFKFI from the coding sequence ATGAATTATTTGGAAGCACTAAGCAGAAGATATTCTGTAAAAAAATTTAATCCGGATCTTAAAGTTCCGGAAAGCAACCTTTTGAATATTCTGGAATCTGGCAAACTTGCGGCAAGTTCGCTAGGTTTGCAACCTTACAGAATTTTAGTGGTACAAAGCGCAGATATTATTCAGAAACTTATTCCTGCATTTTACAACCCTTCCCAGATTTCCACCTGTTCTCACCTTATTGTTATTGTATCCAAAAAGACGATTGAAGACTCTTATATTGAAGGCTACTTTAGACATATTTCTGAGGTAAGAAATCTTGAAATCGAAAAACTGGATCTTTTTAAAAACAGCATCAATCAGCATATTACGCAGCAAACTGAAAATCAGCTTTTTGGGTGGGCAGAAAAACAATCTTACATCGTTTTGGCCAACCTTATGTATGCAGCAGCCATGGAAAATATCGACAGTTGCCCAATGGAAGGATTCCGACAAAATTTAATTGAAGAAATTCTAGAGATTGATACAGATAGAGAAAGGGTTACTGTAACGCTTGCTTTAGGCTACCGCTCAGCAGAAGACCACTTTCAACACATGAAAAAAGTGAGAAAACCAAACGAAAAATTGTTTAAATTTATTTAA
- a CDS encoding TonB-dependent receptor, protein MKLINKSMLTAIIALSTASVYYAQEVKDTASKSKDIEEVILKGVTDIAKDRKTPVAVSTIKAAQILERQGNQELVELLNTTPSIYATKGGGGFGDSQLSIRGFESKNVAVMVNGMPVNDMETGAVYYSNWTGLSDVTSFLQVQRGLGSSKLAIASVGGTMNFITKSADMKKGGVVRLGVGNNDFLKTSFAYNTGKSENGWSSSFLMARQSGATYIENTNYEAYTYFFALGYQPSAKHNLQFMITSSPQWHDQRSYAPSIANYIKYNPDHDNTPYRRYNSDFGYYTDASGNRVALANAMNYYAKPVMMLNWDWTISDKSTLSTVAYMSNGRGGGARNLGGIAGKGMSTFYDNDGHYNYDQIFAANAAINPNTAAATSTLVRTSSINSHNWYGVLMNFQHKINDNWNFSVGTDDRYYYGYHYQVLSDLYGASGYKDNTNKNAPNRVVNNIYDYKKLSWNPFGGSLAPMDQRLAFSNDGEVLWYSGFGQVEYSNDKLSAFLQGSVSNQSYQRIDDFVLPGSPQQGQIIDRKTGFKDLLGYNIKGGANYNLNENNNVFANIGYYSKQPLMSAVYPSNQQVVNPNLTNEKIFSAELGYGFKTNNFNTKLNLYRTEWKDRFYRRGNIPNIDGNGNTGYSEVSGITQLHQGVELEANYRLNKFIEFNGMFSWGDYQYKGNATGANFLDDNTPVAINGNNASTLYLDKVKVGGSNNNSIPQTTASLGTTISPLKGLKVYGGWQYTGKIYSTLNVAEFLKPGNESLKLPDFNLFNVGASYKISLNNPNQYFTLGANVYNLLDTTFIQDGATNIKTTDTITANNDPDKGKTYEQAGRTYKGIADGNRVFFGFGRTWSATLSFNF, encoded by the coding sequence ATGAAATTAATCAACAAATCGATGCTTACTGCGATAATTGCATTATCTACAGCAAGCGTTTATTACGCACAAGAAGTAAAAGATACTGCTTCAAAATCGAAAGATATTGAGGAAGTAATCCTAAAAGGAGTTACCGATATCGCTAAAGATAGAAAAACTCCTGTAGCAGTTTCTACTATTAAAGCAGCACAAATTCTAGAAAGACAAGGTAACCAAGAGCTTGTTGAATTATTAAATACAACACCATCAATATATGCTACAAAAGGAGGTGGGGGTTTTGGAGACTCTCAGCTTTCAATTCGTGGTTTCGAAAGTAAGAATGTTGCTGTAATGGTAAACGGTATGCCGGTAAACGATATGGAAACTGGTGCTGTTTATTATTCTAACTGGACAGGTTTATCTGATGTTACTAGTTTCTTACAAGTACAAAGAGGTCTTGGTTCTTCTAAATTGGCTATTGCATCTGTAGGGGGTACTATGAACTTCATTACAAAATCTGCAGACATGAAGAAGGGCGGAGTTGTAAGATTAGGTGTCGGAAACAATGATTTTCTTAAAACTTCATTTGCTTACAATACAGGTAAATCTGAGAACGGTTGGTCTTCATCTTTCTTGATGGCTAGACAATCTGGTGCTACATATATAGAAAATACAAATTATGAAGCATATACTTATTTCTTTGCATTAGGTTACCAACCAAGTGCTAAGCATAATTTGCAGTTTATGATCACTTCATCTCCGCAATGGCACGATCAAAGATCATACGCACCTTCAATCGCTAACTATATTAAGTATAATCCTGATCATGATAATACTCCATACAGAAGATACAATTCTGACTTCGGATATTATACTGACGCTAGCGGAAACAGAGTAGCTCTTGCAAATGCAATGAACTATTATGCAAAACCAGTAATGATGTTGAACTGGGATTGGACTATCAGTGATAAATCTACATTAAGTACTGTAGCTTACATGTCTAACGGACGTGGTGGTGGAGCAAGAAACCTTGGAGGTATTGCCGGAAAAGGAATGAGTACGTTTTATGATAATGATGGCCATTATAATTATGACCAAATTTTCGCAGCAAACGCAGCTATAAATCCTAATACTGCGGCAGCTACAAGTACACTTGTTCGTACTTCAAGTATCAACTCTCATAACTGGTACGGTGTCTTAATGAATTTCCAACATAAGATTAATGACAACTGGAATTTCTCAGTAGGTACTGATGACAGATATTACTATGGTTACCATTACCAAGTATTATCTGATCTTTATGGCGCTTCAGGTTATAAAGATAACACTAACAAAAATGCACCTAACAGAGTTGTTAACAATATTTATGATTATAAAAAATTAAGCTGGAATCCTTTTGGTGGATCATTAGCTCCAATGGATCAAAGACTAGCTTTCAGTAACGATGGAGAAGTTCTTTGGTATAGTGGTTTCGGACAGGTAGAATATTCTAATGATAAACTATCTGCATTTTTACAAGGTTCAGTTTCAAACCAATCATATCAAAGAATTGATGATTTTGTTCTTCCTGGATCACCTCAACAAGGGCAAATAATTGATAGAAAAACTGGATTTAAAGATCTTTTAGGTTATAATATTAAAGGGGGTGCAAACTATAACTTAAACGAAAACAATAACGTATTTGCCAATATCGGTTATTACAGCAAACAACCTTTAATGAGTGCTGTTTACCCAAGTAATCAGCAGGTTGTAAATCCTAATTTGACAAATGAGAAAATATTTTCTGCTGAATTAGGTTACGGTTTCAAAACAAACAATTTCAACACTAAATTAAATTTGTATAGAACCGAATGGAAAGATAGATTCTACAGAAGAGGTAATATACCTAATATCGACGGAAACGGAAATACAGGATATTCAGAAGTAAGTGGAATTACTCAGCTTCACCAAGGTGTAGAATTAGAAGCAAACTACAGATTAAACAAATTTATTGAGTTTAATGGTATGTTTTCTTGGGGAGATTACCAGTATAAAGGTAATGCAACAGGTGCAAACTTCTTAGACGATAATACACCAGTTGCGATTAATGGTAACAACGCTTCTACTCTATATTTAGATAAAGTAAAAGTAGGTGGTAGTAACAATAACAGTATCCCTCAAACAACAGCCTCTTTAGGTACAACAATTAGCCCCTTAAAAGGATTAAAAGTGTACGGTGGATGGCAATATACAGGTAAAATCTATTCTACACTTAATGTTGCAGAATTCCTTAAGCCTGGAAACGAATCGCTTAAGTTACCAGATTTTAATTTATTTAATGTAGGTGCATCTTATAAGATCTCTTTAAACAATCCTAATCAGTATTTTACTTTAGGAGCTAACGTTTACAACTTACTAGATACTACCTTTATTCAGGATGGTGCAACAAACATCAAAACAACGGATACAATTACAGCTAATAATGATCCTGACAAAGGTAAAACTTATGAGCAAGCAGGTAGAACATACAAAGGTATTGCAGACGGAAACAGAGTTTTCTTCGGGTTTGGTAGAACATGGTCTGCTACTTTATCTTTCAACTTCTAG
- the rnhA gene encoding ribonuclease HI: MRIEIYTDGACSGNPGKGGYGILMRVPEKNYQKTFSKGFKKTTNNRMELLAVITALEKLKSAENEIHIFTDSKYVSDAINQNWISGWIKRGWKNVKNPDLWKRFIILYNLYLPKIHWIKGHAGHFENELCDKLAVAAAASDQLETDVYFETQNDSSLF; encoded by the coding sequence ATGAGAATTGAAATTTATACAGATGGAGCATGCAGCGGAAATCCCGGCAAAGGAGGATATGGAATTCTTATGCGTGTTCCTGAGAAGAATTACCAAAAAACTTTTTCAAAAGGCTTCAAAAAAACAACCAACAACAGAATGGAGCTTTTAGCAGTTATCACCGCATTAGAAAAATTGAAATCTGCAGAAAATGAAATTCATATATTCACCGACAGCAAATATGTTTCTGACGCCATCAACCAAAACTGGATTTCCGGATGGATAAAAAGAGGTTGGAAAAATGTGAAAAACCCAGATTTATGGAAAAGGTTTATCATACTTTACAATCTTTACCTCCCAAAAATACACTGGATAAAAGGCCACGCCGGACACTTCGAAAATGAACTTTGCGATAAACTTGCCGTAGCTGCAGCAGCTTCTGACCAACTTGAAACGGATGTTTATTTTGAAACCCAGAACGACAGTTCTTTATTTTGA
- the nadC gene encoding carboxylating nicotinate-nucleotide diphosphorylase, which yields MKRPSYATNKVLKQFINNALKEDIQDGDHSTLSTIPKDLQQQAKLLVKQDCILAGVELAEIIFKTFDKSLKVKTFIKDGETAKVGDVAFIVSGSARSILSTERLVLNCMQRMSGIATLTHDWDSRLIGSKTKLLDTRKTTPNFRVCEKWAVAIGGGTNHRYGLYDMIMLKDNHIDYNGSITNAVKMAKDYIKKNKKKLKIEVETRNLEEVKEAIKAKVDRIMLDNMNIDTMTEAVKLINGSCESEASGGITREQLKEIAATGVTFVSAGALTHSAENIDLSLKAVK from the coding sequence ATGAAAAGACCAAGCTACGCAACCAATAAAGTTTTAAAACAATTCATCAACAATGCATTAAAGGAAGACATTCAGGATGGAGATCACTCTACCCTTTCTACCATTCCTAAAGATTTGCAACAACAGGCAAAACTTTTGGTAAAGCAAGACTGTATTTTGGCTGGAGTAGAATTGGCAGAAATTATTTTTAAAACTTTTGATAAAAGCTTAAAAGTAAAAACATTTATAAAAGATGGTGAAACTGCTAAAGTTGGCGATGTAGCATTTATAGTTTCCGGAAGTGCGAGATCTATATTATCTACGGAAAGACTCGTTCTGAACTGCATGCAGAGAATGAGCGGCATTGCAACACTTACACACGATTGGGATTCCAGATTAATAGGATCTAAAACTAAACTTTTAGATACCCGAAAAACCACTCCCAATTTCAGAGTTTGCGAAAAGTGGGCAGTAGCTATCGGTGGTGGGACAAATCACAGATACGGACTTTATGATATGATAATGCTGAAAGATAACCATATTGATTACAACGGGAGCATTACCAATGCTGTAAAAATGGCAAAAGACTATATCAAAAAAAACAAGAAAAAACTTAAGATTGAAGTTGAAACCCGAAATCTAGAAGAAGTAAAAGAAGCCATCAAAGCAAAAGTTGACCGAATTATGTTGGATAACATGAATATTGATACCATGACTGAAGCTGTAAAACTAATTAATGGTTCTTGCGAAAGTGAAGCATCGGGAGGAATTACAAGAGAGCAACTGAAAGAAATTGCAGCTACAGGAGTCACTTTTGTTTCTGCCGGAGCATTAACGCACTCAGCAGAAAATATAGATTTAAGCCTAAAAGCTGTTAAGTAA
- the nadB gene encoding L-aspartate oxidase has translation MIKADVLVIGSGISGLSYAIKISEQLPDAKIIIVTKSDEDESNTKYAQGGLAVVTDFKNDNFEKHIEDTMRAGDGENKRDVVEMVVREAPARFNEIVEWGANFDKKNGEFTLGREGGHTENRIVHHKDITGFEIERALLQTAKNNPNLEILDHHYVIDIITQHHVPGKKLNEDEINCYGAYILDEKSKSIKKITSKITLVATGGAGHVYKNTTNPTIATGDGIAFVARAKGKVTNMQYYQFHPTALYSKIDGMLFLISEAVRGDGAKLRTKKGEKFMHKYDEREELASRDIVARAIDAEMKTTGDEYVGLDCREMNHEKFLEHFPNIYKKCKDEGIDPFTQLIPVVPACHYLMGGIEIDKDGQSSIKNLFAVGECTNSGLHGANRLASNSLLEGLVFGHNAAMKTVELLKENNFNFEDLKAVPEWNEEGMKIIDEMVIVSYLRKQLQEMMSDLVGIVRSNKRLKMASQKHAEIEAAVDEIYHYSILSPQLSELRNLTTVANLIITQSMEMTKNKGAFYNKDLV, from the coding sequence ATGATAAAAGCAGATGTACTGGTAATCGGCTCCGGAATTTCCGGTTTGTCTTATGCCATAAAAATATCCGAACAGCTTCCTGATGCAAAAATTATTATTGTCACTAAATCTGATGAAGATGAAAGCAATACAAAATATGCACAGGGAGGTCTTGCGGTTGTTACAGATTTTAAAAATGATAACTTCGAAAAGCATATTGAAGATACCATGCGTGCAGGAGACGGCGAAAATAAACGGGATGTTGTAGAAATGGTCGTGAGAGAAGCCCCTGCAAGATTTAATGAAATCGTAGAATGGGGAGCAAATTTCGACAAAAAAAACGGAGAGTTTACGCTGGGAAGAGAAGGCGGACATACAGAAAACAGAATCGTTCATCACAAAGATATCACAGGTTTTGAAATTGAGAGAGCACTCCTACAAACTGCAAAAAATAATCCCAATCTTGAGATTTTAGACCATCATTACGTTATAGATATCATCACGCAGCATCATGTTCCCGGAAAAAAACTCAATGAAGATGAAATAAATTGTTATGGTGCTTATATTTTAGATGAAAAATCAAAATCTATAAAAAAAATCACATCCAAAATAACTTTGGTTGCAACAGGAGGAGCAGGACATGTTTACAAAAACACAACCAATCCTACCATTGCCACAGGAGACGGAATTGCTTTTGTTGCCCGTGCAAAAGGAAAAGTAACCAATATGCAGTACTATCAGTTTCACCCCACCGCTTTATACAGCAAGATAGACGGAATGCTGTTTTTAATTTCGGAAGCGGTAAGAGGTGATGGAGCCAAACTTCGCACCAAAAAAGGTGAAAAGTTTATGCATAAATATGATGAAAGAGAAGAACTTGCATCCAGAGATATTGTTGCAAGAGCTATTGATGCTGAAATGAAAACTACCGGAGACGAATATGTAGGATTAGACTGTCGAGAAATGAATCATGAAAAATTTCTTGAACATTTCCCCAACATTTATAAAAAATGCAAAGACGAAGGTATCGATCCATTTACACAACTCATTCCGGTTGTTCCTGCATGCCATTATCTTATGGGAGGAATTGAAATTGATAAAGACGGACAATCTTCCATTAAAAACTTATTTGCAGTGGGCGAATGCACCAATTCCGGATTACATGGAGCCAACAGACTGGCTTCCAATTCACTTTTAGAAGGTTTGGTTTTCGGACATAATGCTGCCATGAAAACCGTTGAACTTTTAAAAGAGAACAATTTCAATTTTGAAGACCTTAAAGCAGTTCCGGAATGGAACGAAGAAGGAATGAAAATAATTGATGAAATGGTGATTGTTTCATACCTTAGAAAACAACTTCAGGAGATGATGAGCGATCTGGTAGGAATTGTTCGCAGCAACAAAAGACTAAAAATGGCATCACAAAAACACGCTGAAATTGAAGCAGCGGTAGACGAAATTTACCACTACTCTATTCTTTCCCCTCAACTTTCTGAACTTAGAAATCTTACAACTGTTGCAAACCTCATCATAACCCAATCTATGGAAATGACAAAAAATAAAGGGGCATTCTACAACAAAGATTTAGTTTAA
- a CDS encoding T9SS type B sorting domain-containing protein, with the protein MNKKLHFYLLFLFFCFAQNFKSQTFQLTGNPVNTTGWDVVPSATVNTDFIQLTADQISQVGGIKLNAPINLKYCDKWRVEFDFRIDGNGTTSYGKGDGLAFWYLANPPASYTVGGGLGIPANATGLMVGFDIFNNATEAQMSKVHVLYGTNNGTGSNIEYNNTPGSTYHTADLISTQPFVGPNFKHVEVTGEVDSNNLSNWIIKIKIDNVLVVNQTFAPSGAAVGMTQGYFGFSASTGAASARHSIKNVKVFTDKVSILNSSITQSVCPNPSTGFGTINLTALNSQFVANPSGYTFTYSVGGTVISNPTSYQFNSNTTVNVIIKDNSALLCDNPDGTIKLTLGNFSANNVTIAECNNNGATTAVFNLTSAYVSAVPGITKKYFRTLADLNAGTNEITNPSAFISAPGKVYVKVTTPEGCTGNAEVTLTFHPLPVAQDAMLESCFIEGQTSWGMFNLTAANITTETGITKKFYTSFDNAMNGINEISTPIAYISPNADVYVKVTAVSNCFVIKKIKLTVTQPVKSSVLKDKIICIDARTSLDAGPGFSEYLWSTGATTQSIQGISAGAYWVRLKTGNCYTYQTVNVKIAVNPVISNIDIKNNTATVNILGGTAPYKFSLNGINWQDSNVFTDLPRGENTFYVKDIYNCAPIHVQITIPNLVNVITPNGDNVNDVIDYTALAYKKNLTFTVFDRYGNMKYEADKIRNYKWDGTSGGKKLTTGTYWYTISWNENDKNSTPTVYNGWVLLKNRE; encoded by the coding sequence ATGAATAAAAAACTACACTTTTATTTACTTTTCCTATTTTTTTGTTTCGCCCAAAATTTTAAGTCCCAAACCTTTCAATTAACAGGAAATCCCGTTAATACAACCGGTTGGGATGTAGTGCCTTCAGCAACGGTGAACACAGATTTCATACAGCTTACAGCCGATCAGATCTCTCAGGTTGGGGGTATTAAGCTAAATGCTCCTATTAATCTGAAATATTGCGATAAATGGCGGGTAGAATTCGATTTCAGAATAGATGGAAACGGCACAACTTCTTACGGAAAAGGTGACGGGCTTGCATTTTGGTATCTTGCAAATCCACCCGCTTCCTATACTGTAGGTGGAGGTCTTGGAATTCCTGCCAACGCAACAGGACTTATGGTTGGGTTTGATATTTTTAATAATGCTACCGAAGCTCAAATGAGCAAGGTGCATGTTTTATACGGCACCAATAACGGAACTGGTTCTAATATTGAATACAACAATACTCCGGGAAGTACTTATCACACAGCCGATCTCATCAGTACACAACCTTTTGTAGGACCTAACTTTAAACACGTTGAAGTAACCGGCGAAGTAGACAGCAACAATCTTAGCAATTGGATTATTAAAATAAAGATTGATAATGTTTTAGTGGTCAATCAAACATTTGCTCCATCGGGTGCAGCTGTAGGAATGACACAGGGATATTTTGGATTTTCGGCTTCCACTGGAGCTGCAAGTGCAAGACATTCAATTAAAAACGTGAAAGTTTTCACAGATAAAGTAAGCATTTTAAATTCTTCAATTACACAATCGGTTTGCCCAAATCCTTCTACCGGTTTTGGAACTATTAATCTAACGGCTCTTAACTCTCAATTTGTCGCCAATCCTTCTGGTTATACATTTACTTATTCTGTAGGAGGAACAGTTATTTCGAACCCTACAAGCTATCAATTTAATAGCAATACAACTGTAAATGTTATCATTAAAGATAATTCGGCATTACTTTGCGACAACCCTGATGGAACCATTAAACTTACGCTAGGAAATTTCAGTGCAAATAATGTTACGATTGCAGAATGCAACAATAATGGAGCTACAACTGCGGTTTTTAATCTTACATCCGCCTATGTATCTGCTGTTCCAGGGATTACTAAAAAATACTTCCGCACTTTAGCCGATTTAAATGCAGGTACAAATGAAATTACAAATCCTTCAGCATTTATTTCTGCTCCGGGAAAAGTATATGTGAAAGTAACCACACCAGAAGGATGTACAGGAAATGCAGAGGTAACCTTAACATTCCATCCATTACCGGTTGCCCAAGATGCCATGTTAGAATCTTGCTTTATAGAAGGACAAACATCTTGGGGAATGTTTAATCTTACCGCAGCCAACATTACTACCGAAACAGGAATAACAAAGAAATTCTACACTTCTTTTGACAATGCGATGAATGGAATTAATGAAATCTCCACTCCTATCGCATATATTTCTCCTAATGCAGATGTATATGTAAAAGTTACTGCAGTGAGCAATTGTTTTGTCATCAAAAAAATAAAACTAACCGTAACACAACCTGTAAAATCTAGTGTATTAAAAGATAAAATTATCTGCATAGATGCAAGAACTTCATTAGATGCCGGACCAGGATTTTCAGAATATTTATGGAGTACAGGTGCCACAACTCAATCTATTCAGGGAATTTCTGCAGGCGCATATTGGGTAAGACTTAAAACCGGAAACTGCTACACGTATCAAACCGTTAATGTAAAAATTGCGGTAAATCCGGTAATTTCTAATATAGACATTAAGAATAATACGGCAACGGTAAATATTCTTGGTGGTACTGCTCCATATAAGTTCTCGCTTAACGGTATTAATTGGCAAGATTCTAATGTGTTTACAGATTTACCAAGAGGCGAAAATACATTCTATGTAAAGGATATTTATAATTGTGCCCCAATACACGTACAAATTACAATTCCTAATCTGGTAAATGTTATCACTCCGAATGGCGACAATGTAAACGATGTAATAGACTACACAGCATTAGCTTATAAAAAGAATTTAACATTTACTGTATTCGACAGATATGGAAATATGAAATATGAAGCTGATAAAATAAGAAATTACAAATGGGACGGAACCTCAGGTGGCAAAAAATTAACTACCGGAACTTATTGGTACACGATTTCCTGGAACGAAAACGACAAAAACAGCACTCCAACAGTATACAACGGATGGGTTCTGCTGAAAAACAGAGAATAA
- the dnaB gene encoding replicative DNA helicase, with protein MAQKETLSSLTQGNFARELSIADGKMPPNAVDFERLVIGTFLIDKKGLDNSIDLLTSEVFYDPRHQVIFSALLKLYEGNLPVDIMTVIQELKKTDKLNTAGGDHYIIELTMGVSSSAHIEYHVRVILEKYILRSLINVSANVIDSSYKESTDVFELLDKAEQSFFEITNGTIKKGFDTANSLVKQAIDTIKALKDKEGISGVPSGFRDIDKETGGWQNSDLIIIAARPAMGKTAFLLSMARNIAVGHKIPMALFSLEMASVQLITRMIASETRISSEKLRKGTLDDEEWQRLFSNVSELENAPLYIDETPSLSIFDFRAKCRRLVMQHGVRLIMVDYLQLMTAGGGGKGAGNREQEISMISRSLKAIAKELNVPVIALSQLSRSVETRPGKRPQLSDLRESGAIEQDADIVSFIFRPEYYKIAVWDNDEEGQETSTENQAELIIAKHRNGATADVRLSFLKHFAKFGDIEAAFDGGAGSMGYSSNSGLMGEPSGFDKIKTTIQPGAAFDLPDNSKLSGSSMNDFDDEDDFPF; from the coding sequence ATGGCTCAGAAAGAAACACTCTCTTCACTTACTCAGGGTAATTTTGCTAGAGAATTGTCGATTGCAGACGGGAAAATGCCTCCCAATGCAGTAGATTTTGAAAGATTGGTTATAGGTACTTTTTTAATTGATAAAAAAGGACTCGATAATTCTATAGACCTTCTCACCTCCGAAGTTTTTTATGACCCAAGACATCAGGTTATATTTTCTGCATTGCTTAAGCTGTATGAAGGAAATCTTCCGGTGGATATAATGACAGTTATTCAGGAATTAAAAAAGACAGACAAGCTTAATACCGCAGGAGGAGATCATTACATTATCGAACTTACTATGGGAGTAAGTTCATCTGCACATATCGAATATCACGTAAGAGTTATTCTCGAAAAATACATTCTGAGAAGTTTAATTAATGTTTCTGCCAATGTGATAGATTCTTCTTACAAAGAATCTACAGATGTTTTTGAACTTTTAGATAAAGCGGAACAATCTTTCTTTGAAATTACAAACGGAACTATCAAAAAAGGATTCGATACCGCGAACTCTTTGGTTAAACAGGCAATTGACACCATAAAAGCTCTAAAAGACAAAGAGGGAATCTCCGGAGTTCCATCGGGCTTCAGAGATATAGATAAAGAAACCGGAGGATGGCAAAATTCCGACCTTATTATTATTGCTGCACGTCCCGCAATGGGAAAAACCGCCTTTCTTCTGTCTATGGCAAGAAATATTGCTGTTGGACACAAAATTCCAATGGCATTATTCTCGTTAGAGATGGCATCCGTACAGCTTATTACCAGAATGATTGCCTCAGAAACAAGAATTTCTTCAGAAAAGCTGAGAAAAGGAACTTTGGATGATGAAGAATGGCAAAGATTATTCTCCAATGTTTCGGAACTTGAAAATGCACCATTATATATTGATGAAACACCTTCACTATCCATTTTCGATTTCAGAGCAAAATGCAGAAGACTGGTGATGCAACACGGAGTTAGGTTGATAATGGTAGACTACCTTCAACTGATGACTGCCGGTGGTGGGGGTAAAGGAGCAGGTAACCGAGAGCAGGAAATATCCATGATTTCCCGTTCATTAAAAGCCATTGCAAAAGAACTGAATGTTCCGGTAATTGCACTGTCCCAGCTTTCCCGAAGTGTGGAAACACGCCCTGGTAAAAGACCACAGCTTTCAGACTTAAGAGAATCCGGAGCAATTGAGCAGGATGCGGATATTGTATCTTTTATCTTCAGACCAGAATATTATAAAATTGCCGTATGGGATAATGACGAAGAAGGTCAGGAAACTTCCACCGAAAATCAGGCAGAATTAATCATTGCAAAACACAGAAATGGAGCAACTGCAGATGTAAGACTTTCATTCTTAAAACATTTTGCCAAATTTGGAGATATTGAAGCCGCTTTTGATGGAGGAGCTGGTTCTATGGGATATAGTTCGAATTCTGGTTTAATGGGTGAACCAAGTGGGTTCGACAAAATAAAAACAACCATTCAGCCAGGAGCTGCCTTTGACTTGCCCGACAATTCAAAACTATCCGGATCATCCATGAATGATTTTGATGATGAAGATGATTTTCCATTTTAA